A region of Vigna radiata var. radiata cultivar VC1973A chromosome 6, Vradiata_ver6, whole genome shotgun sequence DNA encodes the following proteins:
- the LOC106763035 gene encoding E3 ubiquitin-protein ligase AIP2: MESEDLVKQELEELLKQLGKKQRFESSVLALKSLLQSSYPSASPSLRQSFYSVICRVATVLKTRYTAPGFWNAGLGLFELAYLLVSEPSEKEHLKACIAQAREHLHLEDNPSLQASQLADNQAHRGYLFEGHLTVDPEPPQPQWLVQSNLLTTAATLFAAESSQASAENGTTQEDAANILQDLINRLEEVVPLMVDEGTVAPRAPPASKEVVAKLPVITLTEEILATLGKDAECAICRENLILNDKMQELPCKHTFHPPCLKPWLDEHNSCPICRYELQTDDHAYESWKEREKEAEEERKGAENAIRGGEYMYV; the protein is encoded by the exons atggAATCGGAGGATTTGGTGAAACAGGAATTGGAGGAATTGCTTAAACAATTGGGGAAGAAGCAAAGGTTTGAATCCTCTGTTTTGGCCCTCAAATCCCTTCTCCAAAGCTCATATCCTTCAGCTTCTCCATCGCTTCGCCAATCC TTTTATTCAGTTATTTGCCGAGTTGCTACTGTGTTGAAGACGAGATATACAGCACCAGGTTTCTGGAATGCTGGACTGGGACTTTTTGAGCTGGCATATTTGCTTGTTTCTGAACCTTCTGAGAAGGAACACTTGAAGGCTTGCATTGCTCAGGCCAGGGAACACTTGCATCTGGAAGACAATCCATCACTACAAGCTTCACAACTTgcagataatcaagcacatagag GATACCTTTTTGAGGGGCACCTTACGGTTGATCCTGAACCTCCACAACCTCAATGGTTGGTGCAGTCAAACCTCTTGACAACAGCTGCTACACTCTTTGCTGCCGAATCTTCCCAAGCTTCTGCAGAAAATGGAACCACCCAAGAGGATGCAGCCAATATTCTTCAAGATCTTATAAATAGATTGGAGGAAGTTGTGCCCTTG ATGGTGGATGAAGGTACTGTAGCTCCGAGAGCCCCTCCTGCCAGTAAAGAGGTTGTGGCAAAACTTCCAGTCATCACTCTCACAGAGGAAATCCTGGCTACTTTGGGGAAAGATGCAGAGTGTGCCATTTGCAGggaaaacttaattttaaatgataaaatgcaAGAGTTGCCATGCAAACACACATTCCACCCACCATGTCTAAAGCCATGGCTG GATGAGCACAATTCTTGTCCCATCTGTCGGTATGAGCTGCAAACTGATGATCATGCCTATGAAAGCTGGAAGGAGCGAGAAAAGGAAGCTGAAGAGGAGAGAAAAGGTGCTGAAAATGCAATTCGAGGTGGTGAATATATGTATGTTTAA
- the LOC106765115 gene encoding ubiquitin carboxyl-terminal hydrolase 18 yields the protein MLVVVGVSWDLNWFLQLLLSVIVVAVGVHFFVKSTASKYFEVDANFEGDQHHALADAMPGVLSSADESLCAVCATPSSKKCSRCKAVLYCSQECQQSHWKSGHKTVCKDFHQAGARSPAQNGVINRGFKSSAAGGKSSSAIALIPARGTTYRPIKQPKDVLFPYDEFVKYFNWNKLGFPPCGLLNCGNSCFANVVLQCLSFTRPLVAYLLEKGHRRECSCNDWCFLCEFENHVERTMQSSQVFSPMNILSRLPNIGGTLGYGRQEDAHEFMRFSIDTMQSVCLDEFGGEKAVPPNLQETTLIQHIFGGRLQSEVVCTKCEKISKQYENMMDLTVEIHGDAASLEECLDQFTAREPLDGENMYKCEGCKDYVKAWKRLTVKCAPNILTVALKRFQSGRFGKLNKRIAFPETLNLSPYMSEAGDGSDVYKLYGVVVHIDMLNASFFGHYICYIKDFLGNWYRIDDWKVTTVELEEVLSEGAYMLLYSRCSARPSGLQIQTSESSGIAEVQTTEVEVEAGQTQQDGCLLSKMKTLTCNRGSEVLPSDNSSESKVSSTYDCESSAGLNSEAKREQFEDTGMINVDSTGIANEISCTAVESTSVPISQAVNDLGDVDIADRSFERTSGEQDTDMVRSSGSCPGSPNDSSFLGKHSSVSRDHRNVEDLEHKAVVIDKLITAKDNTYYGNGYVSANESSIPVEDAGKQISGIGSSH from the exons ATGCTTGTTGTGGTTGGAGTGTCGTGGGATCTGAATTGGTTCCTGCAACTGTTACTCTCCGTGATCGTCGTGGCCGTTGGGGTTCACTTTTTCGTCAAGTCCACCGCTTCCAAGTACTTCGAGGTCGACGCCAATTTCGAAGGGGACCAGCACCACGCCCTCGCCGACGCAATGCCCGGCGTTCTGTCCTCCGCCGACGAATCTCTCTGCGCCGTCTGCGCCACACCCTCCTCCAAGAAGTGCTCGCGCTGCAAAGCGGTTCTTTATTG CTCCCAAGAATGCCAGCAGTCGCATTGGAAGTCTGGTCATAAGACAGTATGCAAGGATTTTCACCAAGCTGGTGCAAGAAGCCCGGCTCAAAATGGGGTAATTAATCGTGGGTTTAAGTCTTCTGCTGCTGGGGGTAAGAGCTCTTCAGCGATTGCGCTGATACCTGCCCGTGGAACAACTTATAGGCCAATTAAGCAGCCTAAAGAT GTTCTTTTTCCCTATGATGAATTTGTCAAATATTTTAACTGGAACAAGCTAGGATTTCCTCCTTGTGGGCTATTGAATTGTGGAAACAG ttgttttgcAAATGTGGTTCTTCAGTGCCTCTCATTCACAAGGCCACTTGTTGCCTACTTGTTGGAGAAGGGTCACCGTCGAGAAT GCAGTTGTAATGATTGGTGCTTTTTATGTGAATTTGAAAATCATGTTGAAAGAACAATGCAAAGTTCACAGGTGTTTTCTCCTATGAATATTCTCTCTCGATTGCCTAATATTGGTGGTACTCTAGGCTATGGAAGACAAGAAGATGCTCATGAGTTTATGAG GTTTTCCATTGATACCATGCAATCTGTTTGCCTTGATGAGTTTGGTGGAGAAAAAGCTGTCCCTCCTAACCTCCAAGAGACTACCCTTATTCAACACATATTTGGTGGCCGTCTACAATCTGAG GTGGTTTGCACAAAATGTGAAAAGATTTCAAAACAGTACGAAAATATGATGGATTTGACAGTTGAGATTCATGGAGATGCTGCCTCCTTGGAGGAATGTCTAGATCAGTTTACTGCCAGGGAGCCACTTGATGGggaaaatatgtataaatgtGAGGG GTGCAAGGATTATGTCAAGGCATGGAAACGCCTTACTGTGAAATGTGCTCCAAATATTCTTACTGTCGCCTTGAAAAGATTTCAG AGTGGGAGGTTTGGGAAACTTAACAAGAGAATAGCCTTCCCTGAGACTTTAAATCTTAGCCCTTACATGAGTGAAGCTGGAGATGGATCTGATGTTTATAAGTTGTATGGTGTTGTGGTACATATTGATATGCTAAATGCTTCATTTTTTGGTCACTACATCTGCTACATCAAGGACTTCCTGGGGAACTGGTATAGGATTGATGACTGGAAG GTTACGACTGTGGAGTTGGAAGAGGTACTTTCTGAGGGAGCATATATGCTTTTGTATAGCAG GTGTAGTGCCCGGCCATCAGGCCTTCAAATTCAAACTAGTGAATCTTCAGGGATAGCAGAAGTTCAAACAACAGAAGTGGAAGTGGAGGCTGGACAAACTCAACAAGATGGCTGCCTCCTTTCGAAAATGAAGACTTTAACTTGTAATAGAGGTTCTGAGGTTTTGCCATCTGATAATAGTTCAGAATCGAAAGTTTCTTCCACCTATGATTGCGAGTCTTCTGCTGGATTGAACTCAGAAGCCAAAAGAGAGCAGTTTGAGGATACGGGCATGATTAATGTTGATTCAACTGGTATTGCAAATGAAATATCTTGTACTGCTGTTGAATCAACATCTGTTCCTATTTCTCAAGCCGTCAACGATTTGGGGGATGTAGATATAGCGGACAGATCATTTGAAAGGACTTCAGGCGAGCAAGATACTGATATGGTTAGGTCGTCTGGTTCTTGTCCTGGTTCACCGAATGACTCTTCCTTTCTAGGTAAGCATTCTTCCGTTTCAAGGGATCATCGAAACGTGGAAGACTTAGAACACAAAGCTGTGGTTATAGACAAGTTGATTACAGCTAAAGATAATACATATTATGGTAATGGATATGTCAGTGCAAACGAGTCTTCTATTCCAGTTGAAGACGCAGGCAAACAAATTTCTGGAATCGGTTCTTCCCACTGA
- the LOC106762990 gene encoding F-box only protein 13, translated as MEPSLKRKSPENEDFLHLNGFSLDDLNEDLLERVLSWLPTSSFFRLTSVCKRWKSAAASVSFKLACSHIPSRDPWFLMVSPSLNQSIVFDTAENSWKKLNHLRLPLEDSNINCMPVAASGGLVCYRKLSGNFVVCNPVTGSCSELPPLHFPSENQPLNAVVMSTTFRDQISYKIVLVFGELPNLLFKVYDSSSCCWEDETALRREVDDNSIDCDSTDDDDDNVVYFLSKAGTVVASSMQRSPSKQYSSVITTKDGEEMVYFLSSSGTVVACNLTSKCFFEYPRLLPVFSEYSIDIVECGGEMLVVLLSEFLESTSLRVWKYDDTNRCWQQIAAMAAAMSQEWYGKKADINCVGAGHQILICLNSPELCTYVLCDLVTNTWTELPKCCLNGEVMEFMSAFSFEPRIEACV; from the coding sequence ATGGAACCCAGTTTGAAAAGAAAGTCTCCAGAAAATGAGGACTTTTTACACTTGAACGGCTTTTCTCTGGATGACCTTAATGAAGATCTCTTAGAGAGGGTGCTTTCGTGGCTACCAACTTCCTCCTTCTTCCGCCTTACTTCTGTCTGCAAGAGATGGAAGTCAGCTGCTGCTTCTGTGAGTTTCAAGCTTGCCTGCTCACACATTCCCTCAAGAGATCCTTGGTTTCTGATGGTTTCTCCCAGCCTCAACCAATCCATTGTCTTTGACACTGCTGAAAACAGTTGGAAAAAACTCAATCACTTGCGTCTTCCTCTCGAAGACTCTAACATAAACTGCATGCCTGTTGCAGCATCTGGTGGCCTGGTTTGCTACCGCAAACTCTCAGGAAACTTTGTTGTATGCAATCCAGTAACCGGATCCTGTAGTGAACTCCCTCCATTGCATTTCCCCTCAGAAAATCAGCCTCTCAATGCCGTTGTAATGAGTACAACTTTCAGAGATCAAATCTCCTACAAGATTGTGTTAGTCTTCGGTGAACTCCCTAATCTTTTGTTCAAAGTCTATGACTCAAGCTCTTGCTGTTGGGAAGATGAGACTGCTCTGAGGAGGGAGGTTGATGACAATTCCATTGATTGTGATTCAACCGATGACGATGATGACAATGTTGTGTACTTCCTTAGTAAGGCTGGAACAGTTGTGGCAAGTAGCATGCAGAGGAGCCCATCTAAGCAATATTCCTCGGTCATTACCACCAAAGATGGTGAGGAAATGGTGTATTTCCTCAGCTCCTCAGGGACAGTAGTAGCTTGCAATTTGACATCCAAGTGCTTTTTTGAGTATCCGAGGTTGTTGCCTGTTTTCAGTGAGTACTCCATTGACATTGTGGAGTGTGGTGGTGAGATGCTGGTTGTTTTGTTATCAGAATTCTTGGAGAGCACAAGTCTTAGGGTGTGGAAATACGATGACACAAATAGATGCTGGCAACAGATTGCTGCAATGGCTGCAGCAATGTCTCAAGAATGGTATGGAAAGAAGGCAGATATTAACTGTGTTGGTGCTGGCCATCAGATACTTATATGCTTGAACTCTCCTGAGCTATGCACTTACGTTCTCTGTGATTTGGTGACCAACACATGGACAGAGTTGCCGAAATGTTGCTTGAATGGAGAAGTCATGGAGTTCATGTCTGCATTTTCATTTGAGCCCAGGATAGAGGCTTGTGTATGA